Proteins encoded in a region of the Ziziphus jujuba cultivar Dongzao chromosome 3, ASM3175591v1 genome:
- the LOC107433444 gene encoding probable disease resistance protein At4g27220, whose protein sequence is METVTKVAEGLINYEGIHEKMNKLKRKCDRLKNREEDVKTELEYAEGLSFKKRRKEVENWLTNVASIKNEVEMMEQQVRESSWLSSHLLQEPKIARLTEEVRELIHQGQFPDGLTLDVDGNQQIELITTPLIGQKFQQHKDEIWEGLRSNNVSKIGIWGMGGVGKTTLLTHVHDELLAHQDFSVVWVTVSQNFSIQKLQNDIAKTRGLNLKNDDDEMKRAAELAQHLKNMNNFVFILDDVWQPFPLHKVGIPAGGNGCKLILTSRSLEVCRRMDCEKKVLVTPLSKNEDWELFTEKLGHGRALSPEIEPIAKSLTEKCCGLPLAIITMAGSMKGVKDIAEWRDALEKLKEPVAERNDDMGTEVFQVLKHSYDQLKDLKAQQCLLYCSLFPEDYIIDREKLIEHFIDEGFVDGLRNRRAGLDRGHTVLNKLENVCLLEAVIKKYDGKRYVKMHDLVRSMAIQTGRAFQFLVEAGEQLREIPGEEKWAEDLKKVSLMKNLLSHIPSSMSPKCSRLTTLMLNHNLDLKAIPDCFFSRMPQLRVLDLSHTGIIKLPTSISELVNLIALWLEDCKELKYVPSLETLKALRRLNLRKTGITEVPDGLDMLLNLIYLNLKQTLIRMIPDGILSKLSCLQYLAIDAELRLRGEEIVELNKFEAFKGNLCDMSSFNTYVRWREENGGASNYALLLKMTELTATDFLNDVCTDNERYVYLSGCQISESNGRDERDVYLSGCKISKGKCGEDSFVLPKDVQRLVMQNCNDTASLCDIPSLHNATKLSMCKIRGCQGMEHVVCSCCSVPLIQYLDSLLLGDLEELRALIGADRCCASASASSNLLQPDMFSSLRQLFIWKCPKIKRLFMRDLLPNLKNLVDLRVGFCENMVEIIGEASDEDEDDENREAVSTTSSIIYSLPKLSYLSLYKLPKLKRFCTSKIVFDSLREIKISQCPTLSFNGDRVQNDGTYRVVNSRIGERIG, encoded by the coding sequence ATGGAGACTGTGACGAAGGTTGCAGAAGGACTAATAAATTATGAGGGCATTCATGAAAAGATGAATAAACTAAAAAGGAAATGCGACCGTTTAAAGAATAGAGAAGAAGACGTCAAGACAGAGCTCGAATATGCAGAAGGCTTATCGTTTAAAAAACGCAGGAAAGAAGTTGAAAATTGGTTGACAAATGTTGCAAGCATAAAGAATGAGGTGGAGATGATGGAGCAACAAGTTCGTGAAAGTAGCTGGCTTTCTTCACATTTGCTACAGGAACCGAAAATAGCAAGATTAACAGAAGAAGTGAGAGAACTCATTCACCAAGGTCAATTTCCTGATGGGCTTACACTTGACGTAGATGGCAACCAACAGATTGAGTTAATTACAACACCATTGATTGGTCAAAAATTCCAGCAACATAAGGATGAGATATGGGAAGGGTTGAGGAGTAATAACGTGTCAAAAATTGGCATATGGGGAATGGGGGGAGTTGGAAAAACAACCTTGCTTACCCATGTTCACGATGAACTTCTTGCTCATCAAGACTTCTCTGTTGTTTGGGTGACTGTGTCACAGAACTTTAGTATTCAGAAACTCCAGAATGACATTGCAAAAACAAGAGGGCTCAATCtaaaaaatgatgatgatgagatgAAAAGGGCTGCGGAGCTAGCACAGCACTTGAAAAATATGAATAACTTTGTGTTCATCTTAGATGATGTGTGGCAACCATTTCCACTACATAAGGTGGGAATTCCTGCTGGTGGAAATGGATGTAAGTTGATTTTAACAAGTCGGTCCTTGGAGGTTTGTCGAAGAATGGATTGTGAAAAGAAGGTCCTAGTGACGCCACTTTCTAAGAATGAAGATTGGGAGTTATTTACTGAGAAACTTGGGCACGGCAGAGCACTTTCTCCTGAAATCGAACCCATCGCAAAGTCACTCACAGAAAAATGTTGTGGTTTACCTCTTGCCATTATTACCATGGCAGGATCCATGAAAGGGGTGAAAGACATAGCTGAGTGGAGAGATGCACTGGAAAAATTGAAAGAACCAGTGGCAGAGCGTAATGATGATATGGGAACTGAGGTATTTCAAGTATTGAAGCACAGCTACGATCAGTTGAAAGATTTAAAAGCGCAACAGTGTCTTTTATATTGCTCATTGTTTCCTGAAGACTATATAATTGACAGAGAAAAATTGATTGAGCATTTTATTGATGAGGGATTCGTTGATGGATTGAGGAATAGGCGGGCAGGATTGGATAGGGGCCACACCGTGTTGAACAAACTTGAAAATGTTTGCTTATTGGAAGCCGTTATAAAAAAATACGATGGAAAAAGGTATGTGAAGATGCATGATTTGGTAAGAAGCATGGCCATCCAAACTGGAAGagcttttcaatttttagtaGAAGCTGGAGAACAATTGAGAGAGATACCAGGAGAAGAAAAGTGGGCAGAGGATCTTAAAAAAGTTTCTTTAATGAAGAATCTCTTATCACATATTCCTTCTAGTATGTCGCCAAAGTGTTCGAGACTTACAACACTGATGCTAAATCATAATCTCGACCTAAAAGCCATTCCAGATTGTTTTTTCAGTCGTATGCCTCAGCTCAGAGTTCTTGATTTGTCTCATACGGGGATTATAAAGCTGCCCACATCAATTTCTGAGTTGGTGAATCTAATTGCGTTATGGCTTGAAGACTGTAAGGAATTGAAGTATGTACCATCTTTAGAAACTCTCAAGGCATTAAGGAGGCTGAACCTTAGAAAGACAGGTATAACAGAAGTACCCGATGGTTTGGATATGCTGTTGAATCTGATATATCTCAATCTTAAACAAACACTAATAAGAATGATACCAGATGGCATTTTATCCAAACTGTCTTGTCTTCAATATCTTGCAATTGACGCTGAACTTCGTCTGAGAGGTGAGGAGATAGTGGAGTTGAATAAGTTTGAAGCATTTAAAGGGAACCTGTGTGATATGAGCAGCTTTAATACGTATGTAAGATGGAGAGAAGAAAATGGGGGCGCCAGTAATTATGCACTTCTGTTGAAAATGACGGAGCTGACAGCGACGGATTTTCTTAATGACGTATGTACTGACAATGAGAGATATGTATATTTATCAGGATGCCAGATAAGTGAAAGCAATGGTAGAGATGAGAGAGATGTATATTTATCAGGATGCAAGATAAGTAAAGGCAAATGTGGAGAAGACTCATTTGTGCTCCCTAAAGATGTTCAACGTCTGGTAATGCAAAACTGCAACGATACTGCCAGTTTATGTGATATTCCGTCATTGCACAATGCTACCAAGTTGAGTATGTGTAAGATTCGTGGATGTCAAGGGATGGAACATGTTGTTTGTTCGTGCTGTAGCGTTCCTCTCATTCAATATCTTGACTCATTACTCCTTGGTGACTTGGAGGAGTTGAGGGCTTTGATTGGGGCAGACAGATGTTGTGCATCTGCATCTGCATCGTCAAATCTACTCCAACCTGACATGTTTTCCTCTCTTCGACAGCTTTTTATATGGAAATGTCCAAAAATAAAGAGGTTGTTCATGCGTGATCTGCTACCTAATCTTAAGAACCTAGTCGATTTGCGAGTTGGATTTTGTGAGAATATGGTGGAAATAATAGGAGAAGCatcagatgaagatgaagatgatgagaacCGGGAAGCAGTAAGTACAACTAGTAGTATTATATACTCTCTCCCCAAATTAAGTTATCTTTCGTTGTATAAGCTTCCAAAATTGAAGAGATTTTGTACTAGTAAAATAGTTTTTGACTCTCTGAGAGAGATTAAAATATCTCAATGTCCGACGCTGTCCTTCAATGGAGATAGAGTACAAAATGACGGAACTTATAGAGTGGTCAATTCTCGCATAGGTGAGCGAATAGGATGA